TTCAAATCGATGCGGTGGACGATTCTCACGCCGGACGAGTCGGCGAGTTGGGATGGGGCCGCGCTCACCTACGGGCCGGGGGCGCCGGCGAGTGCGGCGCCGGCGGTGGACGATCTCGACGAGATGTGGCGGTCGTATTATCGCTCGATTTTCAATCCGGCGCGGATCAAGCTCGCGATGATGCGCCGCGAGATGCCGGTGCGGTATTGGGCGGCGCTGCCGGAGACTCAAATCATTCCCGAGATTCTTGCCGAGGCGCCGGCGCGCGTGGCCGCGATGTTGAAGTATGGCGCTGCGGGTACGCGAGCCGTTTCGGCGGCGGAGTTTTTGCCGGAGGCGCGCGATCTCGATTCGCTCGCGCGGGCGGCGGCCGGGTGCCGTGGCTGCGAGCTGTGCGAGCGGGCGACGCAAACGGTATTTGGTCGCGGGCCGAGTGCGGCGCGGCTAGTGTTGGTGGGCGAGCAGCCTGGCGATCAAGAAGATCAGCAGGGCGAACCGTTCGTTGGTTCGGCGGGCGAGGTGCTAAACCACGCGCTCGCTGCCGCCGGCTTGGCTCGCGATGAGGTTTATCTCACCAACGCCGTAAAACATTTTCATTGGGAGCCGCGCGGCAAGCAGCGGCTGCACAAGAAGCCGCCGAGTCGGGCGATTTCGGCGTGCCGGTCGTGGCTGGAAGCCGAGATGGCGGCGGTGGCGCCGCGCGTTCTTGTGTGCCTGGGCGTGACGGCAGCGCAGGCGGTGCTCGGGCGCGATACACGGGCGCTGAAAACCCGCGGCGTGCCGTTCGCTAGCGAGTGGTGCGAGCGGACGATCATCACGTGGCATCCGGCCGCATCATTGCGGGCGCGGATTGACGGAGAGCGGGAGCGGATTGCTCGCGAGCTTGCAGAGCATTTGCAAGTGGCTGCTCAAGCGTGAGCCGTCGACGCTGAGTTACGATGAACTAAGACGCTGCCTGCTCGTACCCAAACGCCTCGATATACGGCTGCAACGTTGACTGGCAAGGCTCGAGCTGCTTCGCGTAATTCTTCCAGCGGCCGATCGAGCTTGTGTAGAGCGGCTTCGTCACCGCCTCGTACGTCGGCGAGTGGACATGCTTTTCTTGGGCCCGCTGGCGGTAGTTGAGCACCGATTCGTCCCAAGGGAGTTCGAGAAACTCGAGCACGCGGCGGGCTTGCGATTCGATGTCAGCCACCGTGTCTTCGTAGCGGACCTCGATCCACGGGTTGGTCATCATCGTCCGCAGCTTGAGCCACAGCCGCATCGTGGCGGCGTACTCGCGCGCCGTTTCCTCGATGGTGAGATAGTGGATGCTGACCGGATTCAGCGGCAGCTGTTGCAGGAAGCAACTCATCACGACGTCGCGGGGATCGCGCAACGCGAAGACGATGCGCATGTCGGGGAAGACGCGGCCGATGAGCGGCAGCAGGCCGGTGAGGGCGGGGTTTTTGTCGAGCAGCATGCGATCGCCGATCGACTGGCGCAGCGAACCTTCCATCGCTTGCCAGTAGGCCGACCGCCGCGCCGAGATTTCTGCGTTCGGCTTGGCGTCGAAGATCGCCGGCGCCGGCGTCGTCATCGGGGCGCCTTCGCAGAGCGGAATATAGACCGTCTCCGACATCGCTGGGACTTCGTCCGCGCTGATGAGGCCAGGATGCGAATCGAGCACTTGTTCCAGTAGCGTCGTGCCGCTGCGAGGGTGCCCGGTGAGCACGGCCAAGCGGCCTGGTAACGACGCCAGTTGCGGCGCGGCGGAATTCCAACGCTGGAAGAGTTCTGCCGAAACGGCGGCGTAGGTGCGCTGTCCCGCGGCGGAGATGTCCGCGGCGTCGTACCGCACGTCGCCAGCCGCGCTACCGAGAATCCGTTTCGCCTCCGCCGCCGCGGCGAAGGCGCCGTCGTAGTCGCCTTGGCGATCGTTGATCAACGACAGTTGGTAATGTGCGTCAGCGCGAAGCTCCGGCGTCATCCGGTCGTTCGACGCGAGGAGCTCGGTTAATCGCTGGCGCGCCGACTCGACGTTCCCTTGGCGCCGGTCGACGACGGCGAGCAAGTACCGCAGCACATACTGATGCGGGGCGAGCGCGAGCGATGCTTCGGCGGCGGCTCGCGCTTCGTCCAGGCGGTGGAGCCGTTCGTACATGTGCGCCAGTTCGTAGAGCGTGCGGGCCCGCTCCGGCGAGTCTGGCTCCAGTTCCAATGCACGATTGAAGCAGCCGATCGCTTGTTCGAAATGCTGTAGTTGCACGTAGGTTCGTCCGAGCATGCACTGCAGGCGCGCATCGTCCGGATGGAGCCGACAGGCGCGATCGACGAGCTCTTGCGCCTCGGCGTGTCGAAAGCGCAGTGCGTACGCGCGGGCGACGTCGATGAGCAACACGGCATTCGTCGGTTGGCTTTCGAGGGCCCGTTCGTACAGACGAATCGCTTCGTCGTAGCGTCGCGCATGCCAAGCCGCTTGCGCCTTGTCGATGCGAACGTCGGGCGCATGGCCAAGTTGAGCACGGCGCTGCTGCTCGAGCTGCTTGCTTTTGTCGGCAGCGCCGTTGCGGGCGGTTCGAGGCGACGCCGGCTTCTTGCCATGCGGCTTTTTCTTACGCCCGGGGGCCATGTCGCCGTTCCTGAATCATGCCGCTGAAGAAGGTGCGACCGCAGTCGCAATGATCGTCTTAGTTTAGTCGGGCGATGCGCGGCTCGTAAATAAACAGAGAGCCGCCCGCTCCCCAAGCGGACGGCTCTCGTGTGCGACGAACCCAGCGTGCGGCTAGCTGCGCTTGCGGCGCGTGCTCAGCAGCGAAATTCCGGCCAAACCAGCCATGATCGCGCTCGAAGGTTCGGGAGTCGCCGACAGCGACGCGTCATCCAAGCAGTTGTCCGAGGCAGACCAGAACGCTACGCCGACCGGCTTGCCGATTTCGGCGGCGCCAGGCTGCACCGTCCAGCTGATGCTGATTTGCTGCCATGCCGCGCGACTCTGTGCGGCCGTGGAGCCAGGCGTGCGATTGACGAAGTTGTTCTGGTTGAAGCGATCGCCCGCGGGCGAGTAGCGGCCGTAGGTCAACGAGCCTGCTTCCGAGAACGGCTTGCTGCCGTCGTAGAGATAGAGCCAGACGCGCGAATCCCAACCCGGCCCGGTGACGTTGTCGCCGATGATTGCGGAGTTGTGATCGCCTTGCGCGAAGATCGAGAAGGTGTAGGTCTTGCCGGCTTCGAAGACTGCCGACGATTCTTGCGCGCTGTATTGACCGCGGCCATGCATGGCCTGAGTGCCGGTGCGCGGGGCGCCGCGGAGCGTCGATCCTTCGGCGTAAACAGAGTCGTAGATCCAGTTGCTGGCGTTGAAGCCGCCGTCGAGCGGCCCCGTGCCATCGGGGTTGCCGACCCAGCCGCTCGTGGGGCGGTAGACGTTGGCATAAGCGTAGCCGCCGCTGGGGAGGACGTACGCTTCGAAGCTGGGATCGCTCAGCGGCAGGTTGCCGGCCTGCACGAACGACGGCGTCCAGCAGCCGGCTGCCATCAGCGTGGCGGCCACGGCGCGTTTCCAATTCATCACTTTCATGAGACAACTCCTAGGTGAAATGTCGGCGTTGGCACGAGTGCCGCCTGCGGCGCGGTGGGCGCCTGAGACGCCGGTGCGTCATTGGCTGACGCGAAGAAGAGGGGACCGATTCGCTCCCTGCTCGCCGATTCCAGCGCCGTGCGGGTGTGGGCTGCGGCAACAGGCAAGTGGAAGCTCAAGTACTTTACTTACTATCTTGCTTCCCTTCCCAGGAGTCTTCCATAGAATTCCACCAAACTTCCGGCGAATTCCTCGGCGGTGGTTTTGGCGCTAGCGTGGACGGCCGAAAACGCCCTGTGAAAAATCACAGTTTTTTTGCGGTCAAGAACAGGGACGATTCGGCAAGTCGTAAGTAAAATGACCAGTAGGCTTGGCGGCCTTTTCAACTGCTCAGCGGCGTTGCGTGCTGAATTCCCGTGATTTTCAGGCATTCGCAACAATTCGGCGGCACTCTCCCGACGCGTGATCTTTTCGAAACGACCGCAAGTTCGCTTTCCTTCGACTGCTAATCAGCTCCCTCCTCCTGTTCCTCGCAGGCGGCTCACTTCCCGAATCTGATCTTCGCAAAAAATTTAGGAACCAGTGAAAGTACTTTAACTGGGGTCGCATCTATGAAACTCTCCCAATGGTACAAGGTTCTCGGCGCCTCGTTGGTCGCATGCGGCATGCTCGCTCCGGAGCACGCGCAAGCGATCAACATTCCCCTGGCAGATCCCAGCTTTGAGGCCTATGTCCTCACCACGCCTGGGGCCGGCGGCTACGCCTACTCCAACAAGTACGCCTCCACGAGCGCGTGGATTGGTCGTCCAGGGGCCGGCAACTATCAGAACGCCGGACCGCAAGGCAGCAACTGGATCTACAGCGCCAGTTATGCCGAGGCGGGCGCGGTGACCAAACGCCCTGCCCCGCGCACAGGCACTCAGGCCATGCATGGCCGCGGCCTGATGAGCGGCCAGAAGTTGGCGACGACGTTTGAAGCTGGCGCCACCTACACCTTCTCCGTCTACGCTCAAGGCGATAACGACTCGCAATTGCTTGGCCCTCCCTACGGCTGGCAATCGCGTATCTTTCTCCACATCTACGACGCTTCGCTCTATGGCAACGACCTCGGACCGAACGGCGAAGACTACGAAGTCACCGGCGAGAACTCGCTGACGTACAACGAAGAAGAATACAACCCGATCTCGCCCAGCTTCACCTACTTCCCGCACGATCGCTTCGCGCCGTCGGAGCCGATTCCGCCGGATGGCGCGCAAACTCACCCGGGCAACTTCGTCAATCGTCCCAACGGCGCGACGGCCGCTCAGAGCCAGGCCGCTTGGCAGAAGATTAGCGTCAGCCATCTCGTGTTGCCTGGTTCGCCGGAGGTCGGCAAGCCGATCGGCGTCGCGTTCCAAGCATTTTTGGACGGGGCCGTCGACGACGCCGCGCTGACGAAAGTCGACCCGGGCGATTTGAACGGCGATTTCGTGCTCAACTCGCTCGATTGGAACATTCTGCGTACCAATCAATTGGCCGACCTGTCGTCGATGCCCGTTTCGCAGTCTTACTTCTTGGGCGATCTCAACGGCGACGGGCAGAACAATCACGCCGACTTCTTGATCTTCAAGACGTCGTACGACGCGTCGAATGGGGCCGGGGCGTTTGTCGCGATGGTGGCGGCCGTTCCAGAACCTTCGGCGGCGCTGCTAGCCGCATTGGCGGGCGTCGGCCTGCTGGTTCGCCGTCGCAACAAATAACTCATCCGCCAACGCCGCCTCGTCATTCCTGGCTTCACCTCAAAACAGACCTCGTGCTGAGTCGCTTCGATGAAAATAACCAACTGGCGTAGAACTGTGGGCGTTTCCCTGGTGGCCGCGGGGCTGTGGGCTCCTTCGCAGGCTCAGGCCGTGGACATTCCGCTCGGCGATCCGAGCTTCGAGGCGTTCGTCGTGCCGCAGTCGGGTCCGGCGGCGCACTATGCGTATTCCGATCTCTATCGCCCCACGAGCGCGTGGATCGACGACCTCGACATGACGGAGCAGGACGACGGCGAGGGGAACTGGATGTACGATTCGACCTACGCTGAAACTGGCACGTTGCGCGGCGCCCCGCGGACGGGCAATCAGGCGATGCATGGTCGTTTCAGCTACAACATGCAGAAGGTGGCCAACGTCTTCGAGGCGGGCAAGACCTACACCTTCTCGATCTACGCTCAGGGGCACTCCGATACGAACGAAACGTTCGACGAGGCCCGTTCGTTCCTCTACTTGTTCAACGGCTCGCAACCGTTCGCCGAAGAGACTTCGCTGACGTTTAAGAAGTTCAGCACGACGACTGGCGACTACTCCATTCGCCCCGTCGGTTCCACGGCGGCGTTGAGCAAAGCCCTGTGGCAGAAGATCAGCATCAGCCACACCGTTTACTCCGACAGCCCGGAACTCGGGCAACCGATCGGCGTTGGCTTCTACGGCGGGGCCGACGT
This sequence is a window from Lacipirellula parvula. Protein-coding genes within it:
- a CDS encoding UdgX family uracil-DNA binding protein (This protein belongs to the uracil DNA glycosylase superfamily, members of which act in excision repair of DNA. However, it belongs more specifically to UdgX branch, whose founding member was found to bind uracil in DNA (where it does not belong), without cleaving it, appears to promote DNA repair by a pathway involving RecA, rather than base excision.) produces the protein MSSVRVIEVEHFEAWRAAARELLREGVAAGDVDFFSPSVQKSLFGGEDGDGGESDGGGGGDALQQRSVKGQGAVAQRRDTPTVPPNFIKYARRVACHRDEQRWNLLYRLLWRLTTAEPNLLHVAFDDDVRRFDLMAKSVGRDAHKAQAFVRFRRIETEDGEQFVAWHRPDHRILRLVGPFFSRRFKSMRWTILTPDESASWDGAALTYGPGAPASAAPAVDDLDEMWRSYYRSIFNPARIKLAMMRREMPVRYWAALPETQIIPEILAEAPARVAAMLKYGAAGTRAVSAAEFLPEARDLDSLARAAAGCRGCELCERATQTVFGRGPSAARLVLVGEQPGDQEDQQGEPFVGSAGEVLNHALAAAGLARDEVYLTNAVKHFHWEPRGKQRLHKKPPSRAISACRSWLEAEMAAVAPRVLVCLGVTAAQAVLGRDTRALKTRGVPFASEWCERTIITWHPAASLRARIDGERERIARELAEHLQVAAQA
- a CDS encoding tetratricopeptide repeat-containing sulfotransferase family protein, giving the protein MAPGRKKKPHGKKPASPRTARNGAADKSKQLEQQRRAQLGHAPDVRIDKAQAAWHARRYDEAIRLYERALESQPTNAVLLIDVARAYALRFRHAEAQELVDRACRLHPDDARLQCMLGRTYVQLQHFEQAIGCFNRALELEPDSPERARTLYELAHMYERLHRLDEARAAAEASLALAPHQYVLRYLLAVVDRRQGNVESARQRLTELLASNDRMTPELRADAHYQLSLINDRQGDYDGAFAAAAEAKRILGSAAGDVRYDAADISAAGQRTYAAVSAELFQRWNSAAPQLASLPGRLAVLTGHPRSGTTLLEQVLDSHPGLISADEVPAMSETVYIPLCEGAPMTTPAPAIFDAKPNAEISARRSAYWQAMEGSLRQSIGDRMLLDKNPALTGLLPLIGRVFPDMRIVFALRDPRDVVMSCFLQQLPLNPVSIHYLTIEETAREYAATMRLWLKLRTMMTNPWIEVRYEDTVADIESQARRVLEFLELPWDESVLNYRQRAQEKHVHSPTYEAVTKPLYTSSIGRWKNYAKQLEPCQSTLQPYIEAFGYEQAAS
- a CDS encoding dockerin type I domain-containing protein; this translates as MKLSQWYKVLGASLVACGMLAPEHAQAINIPLADPSFEAYVLTTPGAGGYAYSNKYASTSAWIGRPGAGNYQNAGPQGSNWIYSASYAEAGAVTKRPAPRTGTQAMHGRGLMSGQKLATTFEAGATYTFSVYAQGDNDSQLLGPPYGWQSRIFLHIYDASLYGNDLGPNGEDYEVTGENSLTYNEEEYNPISPSFTYFPHDRFAPSEPIPPDGAQTHPGNFVNRPNGATAAQSQAAWQKISVSHLVLPGSPEVGKPIGVAFQAFLDGAVDDAALTKVDPGDLNGDFVLNSLDWNILRTNQLADLSSMPVSQSYFLGDLNGDGQNNHADFLIFKTSYDASNGAGAFVAMVAAVPEPSAALLAALAGVGLLVRRRNK